Proteins encoded within one genomic window of Oncorhynchus nerka isolate Pitt River linkage group LG9b, Oner_Uvic_2.0, whole genome shotgun sequence:
- the LOC115124918 gene encoding semaphorin-4E-like, producing the protein MYPLVVVRFFWLLPLALTLDAHSPLDCVPRKTVPYHRENGRMFGEEGVWNYSTMLLREDLGLLLLGARENIYALDINNISNKKSSVSWKVTEKQQKECSSKGKNQIECQNYIRVLHTMEDGRMYVCGTKAFNPECDYMSYKDGELTLENKAEDGKGKCPFDPFQRFSSIMIDKTLYSATSMNFLGSEPVVMRSSPSSIRTEFKSSWLHEPNFISMAQMPESRNSLTGDDDKVYLFFTETAVEYDFYSKLVVSRVARVCKGDLGGQRTLQKKWTSFLKARVDCPVLESQLPYIIQDTYRWCEEGDWRSCVFYAVFTSQSDRVDLSAVCAYRVLDIGRVFSEGKYKTPVTVETSFVKWVMYSGAVPSPRPGACIDDEARNQGISQTLDLPDRTLQFIRDRPLMDQAVLPMGERPLLVRRGTAFTRIIVHRTQALDGKKYHVMFIGTEGGSVLKALNYDKEMFIIEEVQLFQPREPIKVLRFSNTTGQLYAGSEYGAVQMPFSSCGRSRTCVDCVLARDPYCVWDRTTAQCISLSTANTDSELIQSLWVGDFSLCPASDPVKTVNQTMWLGGNVKLQCPPTSNLAETHWVKDSLPLPSSPRNQILRDSLLILNASASDTGRYCCLSLERSHSGKYTTTVAEYQLRVGLEGLSLRPEARTEGPSLAALQVSVAFLAILLAVLLGWNLYKGHLSLPGPCGRVIGAGRGQNQGAPEEGAAHIAMAHLEVSEPGEAESKALVSGEGNCTSNNNHSTGEVALGGGDEGEGEAGVTFPSLQFIDDESEI; encoded by the exons ATGTATCCTCTAGTGGTCGTACGTTTCTTTTggctcctccctctcgctctgacGCTGGATGCCCATTCGCCACTGGACTGCGTTCCGCGTAAAACTGTACCCTATCATA GAGAGAATGGTCGTATGTTCGGTGAAGAGGGTGTGTGGAACTACTCCACcatgctgctgagagaggacCTGGGTCTGTTGCTGCTGGGAGCCAGGGAGAACATCTACGCCCTGGACATCAACAACATCTCCAACAAGAAGTCCTCC GTAAGTTGGAAAGTGACAGAGAAGCAGCAGAAGGAGTGCAGCTCCAAGGGGAAAAATCAG ATAGAGTGTCAGAATTACATCAGGGTCCTGCATACGATGGAGGATGGCAGGATGTATGTGTGTGGGACCAAGGCCTTCAACCCAGAGTGTGACTACATG TCGTACAAAGACGGAGAGCTGACTCTGGAAAACAAGGCAGAGGATGGCAAAGGGAAGTGTCCCTTCGATCCATTCCAGAGATTCTCTTCCATCATGATCG ACAAAACCCTCTATTCAGCCACATCAATGAACTTCCTGGGTTCTGAGCCTGTGGTGATGCGCAGCTCTCCCTCCTCCATACGCACTGAGTTCAAGAGCTCCTGGCTACACG AGCCCAACTTCATCTCCATGGCCCAGATGCCAGAGAGTAGGAACAGCTTAACAGGTGACGATGACAAGGTCTACCTGTTCTTCACTGAGACCGCTGTGGAGTACGACTTCTACAGCAAACTGGTGGTGTCCCGCGTAGCACGTGTCTGCAAG gGGGACCTTGGGGGCCAGAGGACCCTGCAGAAGAAGTGGACGTCGTTTCTAAAGGCCCGTGTGGACTGTCCTGTTCTTGAATCCCAGCTACCCTACATCATACAGGACACCTACCGCTGGTGtgaggagggagactggagaagcTGTGTGTTCTATGCTGTATTCACATCACAGTC GGACAGAGTGgacctctctgcagtgtgtgcaTACAGGGTGTTGGACATCGGCAGGGTGTTCTCCGAGGGGAAGTACAAGACCCCGGTAACCGTGGAAACGTCCTTTGTGAAGTGGGTGATGTACAGTGGTGCCGTGCCCTCCCCCAGACCTGGAGCT TGTATAGATGACGAGGCTCGTAACCAGGGAATCAGTCAAACTCTGGACCTGCCAGACCGGACCCTGCAGTTCATTAGAGACCGGCCCCTCATGGACCAGGCTGTTCTGCCCATGGGAGAGCGCCCCTTGCTGGTCAGGAGAGGCACTGCCTTCACACGCATCATAGTACACAGAACACAGGCCCTGGACGGGAAGAAATACCATGTCATGTTCATAGGCACAG AGGGTGGCAGCGTGTTGAAAGCGCTTAACTACGATAAGGAGATGTTCATCATCGAGGAAGTGCAGCTCTTCCAGCCCCGTGAGCCAATCAAAGTCCTCCGTTTCTCCAACACAACG ggtcagCTGTACGCAGGCTCTGAGTACGGTGCTGTTCAGATGCCGTTTAGTAGCTGTGGTCGCTCTCGCACCTGTGTGGACTGTGTCCTGGCCAGAGACCCTTACTGTGTCTGGGACAGAACTACAGCCCAGTGTATCTCCCTGTCTACAGCTAACACAGACAG TGAACTGATCCAAAGTTTATGGGTTGGAGACTTCTCTCTCTGCCCCGCCTcag ACCCTGTGAAGactgttaatcagaccatgtggctGGGTGGCAACGTAAAGCTCCAGTGCCCCCCCACTTCCAACCTGGCAGAGACCCACTGGGTGAAAGACTCCCTGCCCCTGCCCTCCTCACCCCGCAACCAGATCCTCCGAGACAGCCTCCTTATCCTCAACGCCTCTGCCTCTGACACTGGCCGCTACTGCTGTCTGTCCTTGGAGCGTTCCCACAGCGGGAAGTACACCACCACCGTGGCTGAGTACCAGCTTAGAGTAGGTCTAGAAGGGCTCTCACTCAGACCTGAAGCCCGGACCGAGGGCCCTTCCCTGGCAGCGCTGCAGGTGTCAGTGGCCTTCCTAGCGATTCTGCTGGCTGTCCTGCTGGGGTGGAACCTGTACAAGGGACACCTGTCCCTGCCTGGGCCCTGTGGGAGAGTAATAGGAGCAGGGAGAGGGCAGAACCAAGGTGCCCCAGAGGAGGGGGCTGCTCACATTGCCATGGCCCACCTAGAGGTCTCAGAGCCTGGGGAGGCGGAGAGCAAGGCCCTGGTGTCTGGAGAAGGAAACTGCACCAGTAATAACAACCACTCTACTGGGGAGGTGGCATTAGGAGGGGGTGATGAGGGCGAGGGGGAAGCCGGAGTTACTTTCCCCTCATTGCAGTTCATTGATGATGAATCAGAGATATGA